GAGAAGATTATGAGGTGACGGGCGGCACGGTTGAGTTCAAAGGCAAAGATTTGCTTGCGCTGTCGCCGGAAGATCGTGCAGGTGAAGGCATCTTTATGGCCTTCCAGTATCCGGTGGAAATTCCCGGCGTCAGTAACCAGTTTTTCCTGCAAACGGCACTTAATGCGGTGCGCAGCTATCGCGGCCAGGAAACGCTCGACCGCTTTGATTTTCAGGATTTGATGGAAGAGAAAATCGCTCTCCTGAAAATGCCGGAGGATTTATTAACCCGTTCGGTAAATGTTGGTTTTTCCGGCGGCGAGAAAAAGCGCAACGATATTTTGCAAATGGCGGTGCTGGAACCGGAGTTATGCATTCTTGATGAGTCGGACTCCGGGCTGGATATTGACGCATTAAAAGTGGTTGCCGATGGCGTGAACTCGCTGCGTGACGGCAAGCGTTCATTCATCATTGTTACGCACTACCAACGCATTCTCGACTACATCAAGCCTGATTACGTCCATGTGCTGTATCAGGGACGAATTGTGAAATCCGGCGATTTCACGTTGGTCAAACAACTGGAGGAGCAGGGTTATGGCTGGCTTACCGAACAGCAGTAACGTGCTGCAACAGTGGCATCATTTGTTTGAAGCCGAGGGTGCAAAACGCTCCCTGCAAGCACAGCAGCATTTACAACAATTGCTGCGTACCGGACTGCCGACACGCAAACATGAGCACTGGAAATATACGCCGCTGGAAGGGCTGACCAATAGCCAGTTTGTCAGCATTGCGGGAGAGATATCCCCACAGCAGCGAGATGCCTTAGCGTTAACGTTAGACGCTGTGCGGCTGGTGTTTGTCGATGGACGTTACGTGCCCGCGCTGAGCGATGCAACTGAAGGCAGCGGATATGAAGTGAGCATTAACGATGACCGCCAGGGGTTACCCGACGCTATTCAGACGGAAGTGTTTCTGCATTTGACGGAAAGCCTGGCGCAAAGCGTGACGCATATCGCCGTGAAGCGCGGTCAACGACCGGCAAAGCCATTGCTGCTAATGCATATTACCCAGGGCGTGGCAGGTGAAGAGGTGAACACTGCCCATTACCGACATCATCTGGATCTGGCGGAAGGTGCCGAAGCGACGGTGATCGAACATTTTGTCAGCCTTAATGATGCTCGTCATTTCACCGGAGCGCGCTTTACCATCAATGTCGCAGCGAACGCCCACTTGCAGCATATCAAGCTGGCGTTTGAAAACCCGGTCAGTCACCACTTTGCCCATAACGATTTGTTGCTGGCTGACGATGCCACTGCATTTAGCCACAGTTTCCTGCTGGGTGGCGCAGTGTTACGACACAACACCAGTACGCAACTCAATGGCGAAAACAGCACGCTGCGGATCAATAGTCTGGTGATGCCGGTG
The nucleotide sequence above comes from Escherichia coli. Encoded proteins:
- the sufC gene encoding Fe-S cluster assembly ATPase SufC codes for the protein MLSIKDLHVSVEDKAILRGLSLDVRPGEVHAIMGPNGSGKSTLSATLAGREDYEVTGGTVEFKGKDLLALSPEDRAGEGIFMAFQYPVEIPGVSNQFFLQTALNAVRSYRGQETLDRFDFQDLMEEKIALLKMPEDLLTRSVNVGFSGGEKKRNDILQMAVLEPELCILDESDSGLDIDALKVVADGVNSLRDGKRSFIIVTHYQRILDYIKPDYVHVLYQGRIVKSGDFTLVKQLEEQGYGWLTEQQ
- the sufD gene encoding Fe-S cluster assembly protein SufD, translated to MAGLPNSSNVLQQWHHLFEAEGAKRSLQAQQHLQQLLRTGLPTRKHEHWKYTPLEGLTNSQFVSIAGEISPQQRDALALTLDAVRLVFVDGRYVPALSDATEGSGYEVSINDDRQGLPDAIQTEVFLHLTESLAQSVTHIAVKRGQRPAKPLLLMHITQGVAGEEVNTAHYRHHLDLAEGAEATVIEHFVSLNDARHFTGARFTINVAANAHLQHIKLAFENPVSHHFAHNDLLLADDATAFSHSFLLGGAVLRHNTSTQLNGENSTLRINSLVMPVKNEVCDTRTWLEHNKGFCNSRQLHKTIVSDKGRAVFNGLINVAQHAIKTDGQMTNNNLLMGKLAEVDTKPQLEIYADDVKCSHGATVGRIDDEQMFYLRSRGINQQDAQQMIIYAFAAELTEALRDEGLKQQVLARIGQRLPGGAR